A region from the Aegilops tauschii subsp. strangulata cultivar AL8/78 chromosome 5, Aet v6.0, whole genome shotgun sequence genome encodes:
- the LOC109746898 gene encoding IQ domain-containing protein IQM2, with the protein MGVMFSCPADDYDPMEEGALAPADGGEPTVLRALGSGKLLIQGSLSFKREQQRDDSPGSLQLETEISIRTAGDIAGAEAEAEAPPPLVPREVARLRAGAESPRHDAAALRLQKVYKSFRTRRQLADCAVLVEQSWWKLLDFALLNRSSVSFFDIEKQETAVSKWSRARSRAAKVGKGLSKDDKAQKLALQHWLEAIDPRHRYGHNLHYYYDCWLHSESKQPFFYWLDVGEGKEINLEGKCSRFKLLSQCIKYLGPKEREDYEVVIEDSKFLYKKNRQIIDTSFGPRDAKWIFVLSTTKTLYVGQKKKGKFQHSSFLAGGATSAAGRLVAENGTLKAIWPHSGHYRPTEENFQEFKSFLNDNLVDLTDVKMSPAEEDEEFWGSLKRIASENDKSEDGPEETGSLQTAQVIQTTSTETEEREEPVVAREKILQRINSKKDMKSYQLGKQLSFKWTTGAGPRIGCVRDYPSELQAHALEQMNLSPRCDAGSASTRFASPLRRSFNSIVARGCENETSTPRGALRSPLQHGLVADER; encoded by the exons ATGGGGGTCATGTTCTCGTGCCCTGCTGATGACTATGACCCCATGGAGGAAGGCGCCCTCGcgccggcggacggcggcgagcCGACGGTCCTCAGGGCCTTGGGCTCCGGGAAGCTGCTCATACAGGGCTCGCTCAGCTTCAAGAGGGAGCAGCAGCGGGACGACAGCCCGGGCTCTCTCCAGCTGGAGACCGAGATCTCCATCAGGACAGCCGGCGACATTGCCGGcgccgaggccgaggccgaagcgccGCCGCCGCTTGTGCCGAGGGAGGTTGCCAGGCTGAGGGCGGGGGCGGAGAGCCCGAGGCACGATGCTGCGGCGCTGAGGCTGCAGAAGGTGTACAAGAGCTTCCGCACGCGGCGGCAGCTGGCCGACTGCGCCGTGCTGGTGGAGCAGAGCTGGTGGAAGCTGCTGGACTTCGCGCTCCTCAACCGGAGCTCCGTCTCCTTCTTCGACATCGAGAAGCAGGAGACGGCCGTGTCCAAGTGGTCCAGGGCCAGATCCCGAGCGGCCAAG GTTGGAAAGGGGCTGTCCAAGGATGATAAGGCGCAGAAACTCGCATTGCAGCATTGGCTCGAGGCG ATTGACCCTCGCCACCGCTACGGCCACAACCTGCACTACTACTATGATTGCTGGCTCCACAGCGAAAGCAAGCAGCCTTTCTTCTACTG GCTTGATGTTGGAGAAGGCAAAGAGATCAACCTTGAAGGCAAGTGCTCCCGATTCAAGCTTCTGAGCCAGTGCATCAAGTACCTCGGTCCG AAGGAAAGAGAGGACTATGAGGTCGTGATTGAGGACAGCAAGTTCTTGTACAAGAAGAATCGGCAAATAATCGACACGTCCTTCGGTCCGAGAGATGCAAAGTGGATCTTTGTCCTTAGCACAACTAAGACCTTGTATGTTGGTCAG AAGAAGAAAGGTAAATTTCAGCATTCTAGCTTTCTTGCCGGGGGAGCTACTTCTGCTGCTGGGAGGCTGGTTGCTGAAAATGGAACCCTCAAG GCAATTTGGCCTCACAGTGGTCACTACCGCCCCACAGAGGAGAACTTCCAGGAGTTCAAAAGCTTCCTCAATGACAACTTGGTTGATCTCACTGATGTTAAG ATGAGCCCAGCAGAGGAGGATGAGGAATTCTGGGGTAGCCTCAAGAGGATCGCTTCGGAGAACGACAAATCTGAAGATGGCCCTGAAGAAACCGGCTCTCTTCAGACAGCTCAAGTCATTCAAACAACATCTACGGAGACGGAAGAACGCGAGGAGCCAGTGGTGGCCCGCGAGAAGATCCTTCAGAGGATCAACTCCAAGAAGGACATGAAATCGTACCAGCTCGGCAAGCAGCTGTCCTTCAAGTGGACGACCGGGGCAGGCCCTCGGATCGGGTGCGTGCGCGACTACCCTTCGGAGCTCCAAGCGCACGCGCTGGAGCAGATGAACCTGTCGCCGCGGTGCGACGCCGGGTCCGCGTCCACTCGGTTCGCCTCGCCGCTGAGGCGGAGCTTCAACAGCATTGTGGCAAGGGGGTGCGAGAACGAGACGTCCACGCCGAGAGGAGCGTTGCGGTCACCTCTGCAGCATGGACTGGTTGCAGATGAGAGGTGA